A genomic region of Zalophus californianus isolate mZalCal1 chromosome 11, mZalCal1.pri.v2, whole genome shotgun sequence contains the following coding sequences:
- the LOC113913634 gene encoding olfactory receptor 6A2, producing the protein MEQRNQSGRVREFVLLGFPAPPPVRALLFAFSLLAYVLVLTENTLIIMAIRNHPTLHKPMYFFLANMSFLEIWYVTVTIPKMLAGFVGSKQSHGQLISFEGCMTQLYFFLGLGCTECVLLAVMAYDRYVAIGHPLHYTVIVSGRLCVQLAAGSWAGGFSISMVKVFLISHLSYCGPNIINHFFCDVSPLLNLSCTDMSTAELTDFVLAIFILLGPLSVTGASYMAITGALVHIPSAAGRRKAFSTCASHLTVVIIFYAASIFIYARPKALSAFDTNKLVSVLYAVIVPLLNPIIYCLRNQEVKRALRHTLHLFQGQDAKHGKASRHR; encoded by the coding sequence ATGGAGCAGAGGAACCAGAGTGGGAGGGTAAGAGAGTTTGTGTTGCTGGGCTTCCCAGCTCCTCCACCAGTGCGGGcacttttatttgccttttctctgcTGGCCTATGTGTTGGTGCTAACTGAAAATACACTCATCATTATGGCAATTAGGAACCACCCCACCCTTCACAAACCCATGTACTTCTTTCTGGCTAATATGTCCTTCTTGGAGATCTGGTATGTTACTGTCACTATTCCCAAGATGTTAGCTGGCTTTGTTGGCTCCAAACAGAGCCATGGACAGCTGATCTCCTTTGAGGGCTGCATGACACAGCTCTACTTTTTCCTGGGACTGGGCTGCACTGAGTGTGTCCTTCTGGCTGTTatggcctatgaccgctatgtggccatcGGACACCCTCTCCACTACACTGTCATTGTCAGTGGCCGACTGTGTGTGCAGCTGGCAGCTGGCTCCTGGGCTGGAGGTTTTAGCATCTCCATGGTCAaggtttttctcatttctcacctCTCCTACTGTGGACCTAACATCATCAACCACTTTTTCTGTGATGTCTCCCCATTGCTCAATCTTTCATGCACTGACATGTCAACAGCAGAGCTTACAGACTTTGTTCTGGCCATTTTTATCCTGCTGGGGCCCCTCTCTGTCACTGGGGCCTCCTACATGGCCATCACTGGTGCTCTGGTGCACATTCCTTCAGCTGCTGGGCGCCGTAAAGCCTTTTCCACCTGTGCCTCTCACCTCACTGTTGTGATCATCTTCTATGCTGCCAGTATCTTCATCTATGCCCGGCCAAAGGCACTCTCAGCTTTTGACACCAACAAGCTGGTTTCTGTACTCTATGCTGTCATTGTACCATTGCTTAACCCTATCATTTACTGCTTGCGCAATCAAGAGGTCAAGAGAGCCCTACGCCATACTCTGCACCTATTCCAGGGCCAGGATGCTAAGCATGGGAAAGCTAGCAGACATAGGTAG